From the Leptolyngbya sp. O-77 genome, one window contains:
- a CDS encoding V4R domain-containing protein, translating to MVNAIQNPTKQRNPKKHNHYGFRDFFQFDPDKGTIVDWNGSQNLLTTEDFIIGLVEGLEEEVGDASAATMYTIGCEWGQKDAFFFEKWFEKEFDRNIRQTNLLFLLETWWWPFTSQGWGRWEVDMGDRKQGFMFINIFDSAVARTLGDVGKPVCYLYAGLFAGFFTELVKKQLSCIEIQCYSMGETYCKFLLGGQDRIDAATFWMNEGATARDIEKRLRSGDRLK from the coding sequence ATGGTGAACGCCATTCAGAACCCAACCAAACAGCGGAACCCGAAGAAGCACAACCACTACGGCTTCCGCGACTTTTTCCAGTTTGACCCCGACAAGGGCACGATTGTGGACTGGAACGGCAGCCAGAACCTGCTCACCACCGAAGATTTCATCATTGGTCTGGTGGAAGGGCTGGAGGAGGAAGTGGGCGATGCGTCTGCCGCCACGATGTACACGATTGGATGCGAATGGGGACAAAAAGACGCTTTCTTCTTTGAAAAGTGGTTTGAAAAAGAATTCGACCGCAACATTCGCCAGACCAATCTGCTGTTTTTGCTGGAAACCTGGTGGTGGCCCTTTACCTCGCAGGGCTGGGGGCGCTGGGAAGTGGACATGGGCGATCGCAAGCAGGGCTTCATGTTCATCAACATTTTTGACTCGGCCGTAGCGCGGACGCTGGGCGACGTGGGCAAACCCGTCTGCTATCTTTACGCAGGACTCTTTGCAGGCTTCTTTACCGAACTGGTGAAAAAGCAGCTCAGTTGCATCGAAATCCAGTGCTACTCGATGGGCGAAACCTACTGCAAGTTTCTGCTGGGCGGACAAGATCGGATCGACGCTGCCACCTTCTGGATGAACGAAGGCGCAACGGCGCGAGACATTGAAAAACGGCTGCGCTCAGGAGATCGGCTGAAATGA
- a CDS encoding mechanosensitive ion channel family protein encodes MWQSRWQSVRRYLTQRDRPFQFSRRSLRRAVLLCLASLLGLALAIAPSVFAPAAAQVPLSTTSTAADPTRPPDSVERVGNLEWGMVRFEGKPLFAVTGLTVRDRRNPGDRVPVEDRIATIQSNLRWVLASNPTERGGAGMAWLFQTPTLDPNTLRVEADSLRDGTVLTVRDANSLPQPLLTVTPLDAQFHRRSVPQLVEEWQQILQQELTQALEIRQPAAIQRQTLIAQAIALMMVVSSFLLWLVQRWLKRRRDRLQARRKAARTAMRADVTYAAAATVNLKDDLPAPDPAAPTADADPLSTRYAPLDRQGDSRHSDDSAHPLIDNNSLERSPQPLSSSLPASPPYSPSWLDALRRLFTLDRRLSAVSFLQWLAFWGQILIWLGGIVLIVSRFPGTYTLTESIWLKPLSLLLIWFLVGLLNRLGDALINGLSNAWQENDLFTPEEAQRRSLRISTIVTAMKGLKTFLVYLMGLGWAFSVLGLPVGSVLTFGAVLAFAASLASQNLIRDLVNGFLIISEDQYAIGDVVTIGNSTGLVENMNLRVTQLRNGDGRLITIPNSMVDRVENQTRLWSRVDLIITVAYDSNIEHVLSVIHDVAQGLYDDPQWRDKFYNPPQVLGVETLSHEGISIRVWLDTQPMQQFAVGREFRLRVRIAFEENGIDIGMPQQLFRSPHAHEELPNHPFEDGEAHQDGTQGSAEPSSSPAPNAAEGRSPSPSAQRHS; translated from the coding sequence ATGTGGCAATCTAGATGGCAATCTGTGCGGCGATATCTGACCCAGCGCGATCGCCCGTTTCAGTTCTCTCGGCGCAGCTTGCGGCGGGCAGTCTTGCTGTGTCTGGCGAGTTTGCTTGGCTTGGCGCTGGCGATCGCCCCTAGCGTGTTTGCGCCCGCCGCGGCCCAGGTTCCCCTGTCCACTACCTCTACGGCTGCTGACCCCACTCGCCCGCCGGATTCGGTAGAGCGCGTGGGAAATCTGGAATGGGGCATGGTGCGGTTTGAAGGCAAACCCCTGTTTGCAGTCACGGGGCTGACGGTGCGCGATCGCCGCAATCCGGGCGACCGGGTGCCCGTCGAAGACCGCATTGCTACGATTCAGTCCAACCTGAGATGGGTGCTGGCCAGCAATCCGACCGAACGGGGCGGCGCAGGCATGGCATGGCTCTTTCAAACCCCAACCCTCGACCCCAATACGCTGCGAGTCGAGGCAGATTCCCTGCGCGACGGAACCGTGCTGACGGTGCGCGATGCCAACTCTCTGCCGCAGCCGCTGCTAACGGTCACCCCACTGGATGCCCAGTTTCACCGCCGCAGCGTACCACAACTGGTAGAGGAATGGCAGCAAATTTTGCAGCAGGAACTCACCCAGGCGCTTGAAATTCGGCAGCCAGCGGCAATTCAGCGACAAACCCTGATTGCCCAGGCGATCGCCCTGATGATGGTCGTTTCTAGCTTTTTGCTATGGCTGGTGCAGCGCTGGCTGAAACGCCGCCGCGATCGCCTGCAAGCCCGCCGCAAGGCCGCCAGAACCGCCATGCGGGCCGATGTCACCTATGCTGCCGCTGCCACGGTAAATCTGAAGGACGATTTGCCTGCGCCCGACCCCGCTGCGCCCACCGCTGACGCAGACCCCCTATCTACGCGCTACGCTCCTTTAGACCGCCAGGGAGACAGCAGACACTCAGACGATTCCGCCCATCCCCTGATTGACAACAACTCCTTAGAGCGATCGCCCCAACCCCTTTCCTCTTCTCTGCCAGCCTCCCCCCCGTATTCTCCCTCCTGGCTCGATGCCCTCCGCCGCCTCTTCACCCTCGACCGACGACTTAGCGCCGTCTCCTTTCTACAATGGCTCGCCTTTTGGGGACAAATCCTAATCTGGCTGGGTGGCATCGTGCTAATTGTGTCTCGCTTTCCGGGCACCTACACCCTGACAGAATCGATCTGGCTCAAGCCCCTCAGCCTGCTGCTGATTTGGTTTTTGGTGGGTCTGCTGAATCGGCTGGGCGACGCGCTGATCAACGGACTCTCTAACGCCTGGCAAGAAAATGACCTATTTACCCCGGAAGAAGCCCAGCGGCGATCGCTCCGTATTTCCACCATCGTCACCGCGATGAAAGGGCTGAAAACCTTCTTGGTCTACCTCATGGGGCTGGGCTGGGCCTTTAGCGTGCTGGGGCTGCCCGTGGGGTCTGTGTTGACCTTTGGTGCAGTGCTGGCTTTTGCCGCGTCGCTGGCCTCACAAAACCTGATTCGCGATTTGGTCAACGGATTTTTGATTATTTCCGAAGATCAATACGCCATTGGCGATGTCGTCACGATTGGCAACTCCACCGGACTGGTGGAAAACATGAATCTCCGCGTGACGCAGCTTCGCAATGGCGATGGGCGGCTGATCACCATTCCCAACAGCATGGTCGATCGGGTCGAAAACCAGACGCGCCTGTGGTCGCGGGTAGATTTAATCATCACGGTCGCCTACGACAGCAATATCGAGCATGTGCTGTCGGTCATCCACGATGTAGCGCAAGGCCTGTACGACGACCCGCAGTGGCGCGATAAGTTTTATAACCCGCCGCAGGTGTTGGGCGTAGAAACGCTGTCGCATGAAGGCATTTCTATTCGCGTGTGGCTAGACACGCAGCCCATGCAGCAGTTCGCGGTGGGGCGCGAATTTCGCCTGCGCGTGCGAATCGCCTTTGAAGAAAACGGCATTGACATCGGGATGCCGCAGCAGCTATTCCGCAGCCCCCACGCCCACGAAGAGTTGCCTAACCACCCGTTTGAAGACGGTGAAGCGCATCAGGACGGCACTCAAGGCAGCGCTGAGCCTTCTAGCTCGCCCGCTCCAAATGCGGCAGAGGGGCGATCGCCCAGCCCATCTGCCCAGCGTCACTCCTAA
- a CDS encoding FKBP-type peptidyl-prolyl cis-trans isomerase — translation MREILISFGVMVLCCVVLLVAQFTGSRQAAIADSAQPSAPAAAKSGIVESDTVLLAQAGAADLINPGEDSVSAPLGDDAAVVTTESGLKYVDLVEGTGAQPQAGQTVIVHYTGTLEDGTKFDSSRDRNQPFSFRLGVGQVIRGWDEGLSTMRVGSRRQLIIPPELGYGARGAGGVIPPNATLVFDVELLRIGG, via the coding sequence ATGCGAGAGATTTTGATTAGCTTTGGGGTGATGGTGCTGTGCTGTGTGGTGCTGCTGGTGGCGCAGTTCACTGGGTCGCGGCAAGCGGCGATCGCCGACTCTGCCCAGCCGTCTGCCCCTGCCGCAGCAAAGTCTGGCATTGTAGAGTCAGACACTGTGCTGCTGGCTCAAGCGGGCGCGGCTGATCTTATCAACCCAGGAGAAGATTCTGTGAGCGCACCTTTGGGAGACGATGCGGCGGTAGTGACGACCGAATCGGGCTTGAAGTATGTGGATCTGGTCGAAGGGACAGGCGCACAGCCTCAGGCTGGGCAAACCGTCATCGTCCACTACACGGGCACGCTGGAAGACGGCACCAAGTTCGACAGTTCGCGCGATCGCAACCAGCCTTTTTCGTTCCGGCTGGGCGTAGGTCAGGTGATTCGCGGTTGGGACGAAGGGCTAAGCACAATGCGCGTCGGCAGCCGTCGCCAACTGATTATTCCGCCCGAACTGGGCTATGGCGCACGGGGCGCGGGCGGCGTGATTCCCCCCAATGCCACGCTGGTCTTTGATGTAGAACTGCTGCGAATCGGCGGCTAA
- a CDS encoding phasin family protein yields MDNNNLIQQLLMLGIGTTSLVAEKLKEVGDEWVREGRLNPDQVNGLMNDLMQQIKSEQGNFEAQMQRQMRQVLQDLGVPRQNEMDELRGRLDRLERQVRDLENKLWR; encoded by the coding sequence ATGGACAATAACAACCTGATCCAACAACTGCTGATGCTTGGTATTGGCACTACCTCTCTGGTTGCCGAGAAGCTGAAGGAAGTCGGCGATGAGTGGGTGCGCGAAGGTCGGCTTAACCCTGATCAGGTCAACGGGCTGATGAACGACCTGATGCAGCAGATCAAGTCGGAGCAGGGAAACTTTGAAGCACAGATGCAGCGGCAGATGCGGCAGGTTTTGCAGGATCTCGGTGTGCCCCGGCAAAACGAAATGGACGAGCTGCGCGGACGGCTCGATCGGCTAGAGCGGCAGGTGCGCGACCTGGAAAACAAGCTCTGGCGATAG
- a CDS encoding TIGR03792 family protein produces MVIEWLRFDVSPEARERFVQQDAEIWTTALSEYGGFLGKEVWISPENPREVITVVHWESFDQWYSIPEARLAAVEARFSEAMGQNTYQLLESKAYQVRKFARVPAC; encoded by the coding sequence GTGGTTATTGAATGGTTGCGGTTTGACGTGTCGCCTGAAGCGCGGGAGCGGTTTGTGCAGCAGGATGCCGAAATTTGGACAACGGCATTATCGGAATATGGCGGCTTTTTGGGAAAGGAGGTCTGGATCAGCCCTGAGAATCCGCGGGAAGTGATTACGGTGGTTCACTGGGAAAGCTTTGATCAGTGGTATTCCATTCCCGAAGCTCGGCTGGCAGCGGTAGAGGCTCGTTTTAGCGAAGCGATGGGCCAGAACACCTATCAATTGCTAGAGTCAAAGGCATACCAGGTGCGAAAGTTTGCTCGCGTACCCGCGTGTTGA
- the cobW gene encoding cobalamin biosynthesis protein CobW: MAAKIPVTIITGFLGSGKTTLIRHLLQNHQGRRIAVLVNEFGELGIDGDLLRDCQVCDEEPGQAADESSANIVELTNGCLCCTVQEEFLPTMQELLKRRDRLDHILIETSGLALPKPLVQAFRWPEIRNAATVDGVVTVVDCEAVLTGALAHDPDAVTAQRQADPSLDHETPLEELFEDQLACADLVVLNKTDLVTADAVNQVVDRVQAELPRAVKLVQSDRGQLPADLLLGFNAAVEDNLEARPSHHDHEEDHDHDDEIDSTHVILNREFDPDALRRSLETLVQSQEIYRIKGFVAVPQKPMRMVVQGVGSRFEQFYDRPWRPDEARQTRLVFIGRAVDAGAIAQQLAAI; the protein is encoded by the coding sequence ATGGCAGCCAAAATTCCCGTCACGATCATCACCGGATTTCTCGGCAGCGGCAAGACCACGCTGATTCGCCACCTGCTGCAAAATCATCAGGGGCGGCGCATTGCCGTGCTAGTCAACGAGTTTGGCGAATTGGGCATCGACGGCGACCTGCTGCGCGACTGCCAGGTGTGCGATGAGGAGCCAGGGCAAGCGGCAGACGAGTCCAGCGCAAATATCGTCGAGCTAACCAACGGTTGTCTCTGCTGCACGGTGCAGGAAGAGTTTTTGCCGACGATGCAGGAGTTGCTAAAGCGGCGCGATCGCCTTGACCACATTTTGATTGAAACCTCCGGACTGGCGCTGCCCAAGCCGCTGGTGCAGGCGTTTCGCTGGCCCGAAATTCGCAATGCGGCGACGGTGGACGGCGTGGTGACGGTGGTAGACTGCGAAGCCGTTTTGACCGGGGCGCTGGCCCATGACCCGGATGCTGTCACTGCCCAGCGGCAGGCAGACCCCAGCCTGGATCATGAAACGCCGCTGGAGGAACTGTTTGAAGACCAGCTTGCCTGTGCCGATCTGGTGGTGCTGAATAAGACCGACCTGGTAACGGCGGACGCAGTGAACCAGGTGGTTGACCGGGTGCAGGCAGAGCTACCCCGCGCCGTGAAGCTGGTGCAGAGCGATCGCGGTCAGTTGCCCGCTGACCTGCTGCTGGGCTTCAACGCAGCGGTGGAAGACAACCTGGAAGCTCGTCCCAGCCACCACGACCACGAAGAAGACCACGACCACGACGACGAAATCGACTCCACCCACGTCATTTTGAACCGCGAGTTTGATCCAGACGCGTTGCGGCGATCGCTTGAAACGCTGGTACAGTCCCAAGAAATCTACCGCATCAAGGGCTTTGTGGCCGTGCCCCAAAAGCCGATGCGGATGGTGGTGCAGGGCGTGGGTAGCCGCTTTGAGCAGTTCTACGATCGCCCTTGGCGGCCAGACGAGGCGCGGCAAACGCGGCTGGTGTTTATCGGGCGGGCGGTGGATGCGGGGGCGATCGCCCAGCAGCTTGCAGCGATTTAG
- a CDS encoding calcium-binding protein, whose translation MAIRLNRVANQLANRLLESDLAKSVADFLQDLDLSDINLGDVFGNLSLEDWTDDLRSGLESAIDTFSKDFNFTKLVENIDDLFGGVDLSDVNFDALLKDVLGGLSLNRLVKDLDQLLGSVDIEDLFNDSIDTSDWGELAKRVRAIASDVFDDFSTGLAQLDLGDRAADLLRGSSASNILSSLGGSDRLLGLGGADILLGGNGNDELLGGAGADVLFGGLGRSLLTGGRGSDLFALAVGRGFATITDYRSGSDALTVLGDVAIESLRLRQRGADAVIRYGPDVLAVLTGVDVRNLSLSDFV comes from the coding sequence ATGGCTATTCGACTAAACCGCGTTGCCAATCAACTGGCCAACCGATTGCTGGAAAGTGACCTGGCAAAAAGTGTTGCTGATTTTCTTCAGGATCTGGACTTGTCTGATATTAATCTGGGCGATGTGTTTGGCAATCTCTCGCTCGAAGATTGGACGGACGATCTGCGGAGTGGCCTAGAAAGCGCGATCGACACCTTTTCCAAAGATTTCAACTTTACCAAACTGGTTGAGAACATCGACGATTTGTTTGGCGGCGTGGACTTGTCCGACGTTAACTTTGATGCGCTGCTGAAGGACGTGCTAGGAGGCCTCAGCCTGAATCGGCTGGTCAAAGATTTGGATCAACTCCTCGGCTCAGTGGACATAGAAGATTTGTTTAACGACTCTATTGACACGAGTGACTGGGGCGAACTAGCAAAGCGCGTGCGGGCGATCGCCAGCGATGTGTTCGACGACTTTTCGACTGGGCTTGCTCAGCTAGACTTGGGCGATCGCGCAGCGGATCTGCTCCGGGGCAGCAGCGCCAGCAATATTCTGAGCAGCCTCGGCGGGAGTGATCGCCTGCTGGGGCTGGGCGGCGCAGACATCTTGCTGGGCGGCAATGGCAACGATGAACTGCTGGGCGGCGCAGGGGCAGACGTGCTGTTTGGCGGGCTGGGCAGGTCACTGCTGACGGGCGGCAGAGGCTCAGACTTGTTTGCGCTCGCAGTGGGCAGAGGGTTTGCGACCATTACCGACTATCGCAGCGGCAGCGACGCGCTAACCGTGCTGGGCGATGTAGCAATAGAAAGCCTGAGGCTGCGTCAGCGGGGGGCAGATGCGGTGATTCGCTATGGCCCCGACGTGCTGGCAGTGCTGACGGGCGTAGACGTGCGAAACCTCAGCCTGAGCGATTTTGTCTAG
- the ppk1 gene encoding polyphosphate kinase 1 has protein sequence MTNVKESAPAAKSAVNLSDPQYYANRELSWLEFNRRVLHEALDERTPLLERLKFLAIFSSNLDEFFMVRVAIVKDQLEAGVTTLTPDGRTPQQQLEEISQTLRPMVEEQHRYFETVLRPALKEHGVFLLDYIDLSQEQRNYVRDHFEKRIFPVLTPLAVDPGHPFPRVSNLSLSLAVQVKDQQTGEEHFARVKVPSSLPRFLKLPSEPSQEGGKKAVWVGIPVEQVIAHNLEMLFPGMAIQEYSLFRLTRDTEVELREEVAEDLLQAIQDMVKKRRMAEAPVRLEIQSNASQLIKDTLMDELELKLHEVYEIDGLLNLKDLFALTGLPLPALKDAPFSPMPPRQLRFTGELLPANAEREDIFSIIRRHDVLVHHPYESFSGSVEQFIAQAARDPQVQAIKMTLYRTSGDSPIVKSLIEAAENGKQVAALVELKARFDEENNINWAMQLEQSGIHVVYGLVGLKTHTKVVLVVRQEGDEIRRYVHIGTGNYNSKTAKLYTDLGLLSCREELGADLSDLFNYLTGYSRQHSYRKILVSPVNMRDRMTALIHREIEHAKAGKPAKIIAKMNSLVDPGMIAKLYEASQAGVEIDLIVRGICCLKPGIPNVSENIRVISVIGRYLEHSRIFNFHNDGNAEYYIGSADWMPRNLDRRVEAVTPIEDPALKKLLREILDTTLSDNRQAWELQPDGNYTQRRPKEGEPVLSSQEIFMQRAIEQSKP, from the coding sequence ATGACAAATGTTAAAGAATCTGCCCCTGCTGCGAAGTCTGCCGTTAACCTGAGCGACCCACAATACTACGCTAATCGTGAGCTAAGCTGGCTGGAGTTTAATCGGCGGGTGTTGCACGAAGCGCTAGACGAGCGCACGCCGCTGCTGGAACGTCTAAAGTTTCTGGCGATTTTTAGCTCTAACCTGGACGAGTTTTTTATGGTGCGGGTGGCGATTGTGAAAGACCAGCTTGAGGCAGGAGTCACTACGTTAACACCAGACGGGCGCACCCCCCAACAGCAGCTTGAGGAAATTAGTCAAACCCTGCGGCCTATGGTGGAAGAACAGCACCGATACTTTGAAACCGTTTTGCGCCCAGCGCTGAAAGAGCATGGCGTGTTCCTCCTGGACTACATCGACCTCAGCCAGGAGCAGCGGAACTACGTGCGAGATCATTTTGAGAAGCGGATTTTTCCGGTGCTGACCCCGCTGGCGGTCGATCCGGGGCATCCGTTCCCGCGCGTGTCAAACCTCAGCCTCAGTCTGGCGGTGCAGGTCAAAGATCAGCAGACGGGCGAAGAGCATTTTGCGCGAGTCAAGGTGCCCAGCAGCCTGCCCCGGTTTCTAAAGCTGCCCTCAGAGCCTAGCCAAGAGGGCGGCAAAAAGGCGGTTTGGGTTGGTATTCCAGTAGAGCAGGTCATCGCGCACAACCTGGAAATGCTGTTTCCCGGCATGGCGATTCAGGAATATTCCCTCTTCCGGCTGACCCGCGATACAGAGGTCGAGTTGCGCGAAGAAGTGGCGGAGGACCTGCTGCAAGCGATCCAAGACATGGTGAAAAAGCGGCGGATGGCAGAAGCGCCTGTACGCCTAGAGATTCAGTCCAATGCGTCGCAGTTGATCAAAGACACCTTGATGGATGAGCTGGAGCTAAAACTCCACGAGGTTTATGAAATCGACGGGCTGCTCAACCTGAAGGATTTGTTTGCACTAACGGGGTTGCCGCTGCCTGCGCTCAAGGATGCGCCGTTTTCGCCCATGCCACCGCGCCAGTTGCGGTTTACGGGGGAGTTGCTGCCCGCCAATGCCGAACGGGAAGATATTTTCTCCATCATTCGCCGCCATGATGTGCTGGTGCATCATCCCTACGAATCCTTCAGCGGTTCGGTGGAACAATTTATTGCCCAGGCGGCCCGCGACCCCCAGGTTCAGGCAATCAAGATGACGCTGTATCGCACATCCGGCGATTCGCCGATTGTGAAGTCGCTGATCGAGGCGGCGGAAAACGGCAAGCAGGTCGCAGCGCTGGTAGAGCTAAAGGCGCGGTTTGACGAAGAGAATAATATTAACTGGGCGATGCAGCTTGAGCAGTCGGGCATCCATGTGGTCTATGGTCTGGTGGGGCTAAAGACTCATACCAAGGTGGTGCTGGTGGTGCGTCAGGAAGGCGACGAGATTCGCCGCTATGTCCACATTGGTACAGGCAACTACAATTCCAAGACGGCCAAGCTCTACACCGACCTGGGCCTGCTGAGCTGCCGCGAGGAACTGGGCGCAGATTTGAGCGATTTGTTTAATTACCTGACGGGCTATTCACGGCAGCACTCCTATCGCAAGATTTTGGTGTCGCCTGTGAATATGCGCGATCGCATGACGGCGCTGATCCATCGCGAAATTGAACATGCTAAAGCAGGCAAGCCTGCCAAGATCATCGCTAAGATGAACTCTTTGGTCGATCCGGGCATGATTGCCAAGCTGTATGAAGCCTCTCAAGCAGGGGTCGAGATCGATCTGATTGTGCGAGGAATTTGCTGCCTGAAGCCGGGAATTCCCAATGTCAGCGAGAACATTCGGGTAATTAGCGTCATCGGGCGCTATCTAGAACACTCGCGCATCTTCAACTTCCACAACGACGGCAACGCAGAATACTACATTGGCAGTGCGGACTGGATGCCGCGTAACCTCGATCGCCGCGTGGAAGCCGTGACTCCCATTGAAGACCCTGCGCTGAAAAAACTGCTGCGGGAGATTCTCGATACGACGCTGAGTGATAACCGTCAGGCATGGGAGCTTCAGCCAGACGGCAACTATACGCAGCGCCGCCCTAAGGAAGGTGAACCCGTGCTGAGTTCCCAGGAGATCTTTATGCAGCGGGCAATCGAGCAGAGCAAGCCCTAG
- a CDS encoding Mrp/NBP35 family ATP-binding protein: MLNTLDANAVLEVLRPVQDPELRKSLVELNMIRNVTVAEGEVRFTLVLTTPACPLRQFIVEDCERAVKTLPGVQAVVVDVTAETPQQKALPDRTGIDGVKNIIAISSGKGGVGKSTVTVNVAVALAQAGAKVGLLDADIYGPNTPTMLGLTEAAVKVQPGPQGEILEPVFNYGVKLVSMGFLIDPDQPVIWRGPMLNGIIRQFLYQVQWGELDYLLVDMPPGTGDAQLTLAQAVPMAGAVIVSTPQTVALQDARRGLRMFQQLQVPVLGIVENMSYFIPPDLPDRQYDIFGSGGGEKTAKELDLPLLGCVPLEIPLRQGGDRGIPIVVEYPDSASAGALRAIAQQIAARVSVAALS, translated from the coding sequence ATGCTAAATACCCTTGATGCCAATGCCGTTCTGGAGGTATTGCGCCCCGTCCAAGACCCAGAGCTACGCAAAAGCCTGGTGGAGCTAAACATGATCCGCAACGTCACCGTGGCAGAGGGTGAGGTGCGGTTTACGCTGGTGCTAACAACGCCCGCCTGCCCGTTGCGCCAGTTCATCGTAGAAGACTGTGAGCGAGCGGTGAAAACACTGCCCGGTGTTCAGGCGGTGGTGGTGGACGTGACAGCCGAAACGCCTCAGCAAAAAGCGCTGCCTGATCGCACAGGCATCGACGGTGTGAAGAATATCATCGCCATTTCTAGCGGCAAGGGCGGCGTGGGCAAAAGCACCGTCACGGTTAATGTGGCCGTAGCGCTGGCTCAGGCGGGCGCAAAGGTGGGGTTGCTGGATGCCGACATCTATGGGCCCAACACGCCGACGATGCTGGGACTGACGGAGGCAGCGGTGAAGGTGCAGCCGGGGCCCCAGGGCGAAATCCTGGAACCCGTGTTTAACTACGGCGTAAAGCTGGTGTCGATGGGCTTTTTGATCGACCCGGATCAGCCCGTGATCTGGCGTGGGCCAATGCTAAACGGCATTATCCGCCAGTTCCTCTATCAGGTGCAGTGGGGCGAGTTGGACTATCTGCTGGTAGACATGCCCCCCGGCACGGGCGACGCACAACTGACGCTGGCCCAAGCCGTGCCGATGGCGGGCGCAGTGATCGTGTCCACGCCGCAAACGGTGGCCCTGCAAGATGCGCGGCGTGGCCTACGGATGTTTCAGCAGCTTCAAGTTCCCGTGCTGGGCATTGTGGAAAACATGAGCTACTTCATCCCACCCGACCTGCCCGATCGCCAATACGATATTTTTGGTTCGGGCGGTGGCGAAAAAACGGCAAAGGAACTGGATCTGCCGCTGTTGGGCTGTGTGCCGCTGGAGATTCCGCTGCGGCAGGGGGGCGATCGCGGCATTCCAATTGTGGTGGAATACCCCGACTCGGCTTCGGCCGGGGCCCTGAGGGCGATCGCCCAGCAGATTGCAGCCCGCGTGTCTGTTGCAGCGCTGAGCTAG
- a CDS encoding cysteine peptidase family C39 domain-containing protein: MSLGIASTILLGGLAFWWGIRFGRLLLRKGATANDLFKGKTSVSLAFLGIYIALLLLALYVPQWQWLPLAWRVSGMQVSWAAMRIILLGICGVAFVVSWHTRRLQVIAVVLIGLIGLGSFTAAEAYLLAPIYSTLDDNLRPNGVFQQTATSSCAPAAMATVLRRWGLDETESSVAKLAGTSRLGTSMPQLITAAHQLQMDGLEITGATWEQMQRINRPGVLASWLFNPSGRRSPHAIALLSLSDDTATIADPAWGRIYRLNRQQFQRIWRREYVPFFRPEEVVLSAAQVRDYLTRLGYLNPSSAIANDTIDHATNHATNHATINAALRRFQQSVGLSVTGTLDAKTALMLSGPFLTEGPSLKDEIQG; this comes from the coding sequence ATGTCTTTGGGAATTGCTAGCACCATTCTGCTCGGCGGACTTGCCTTTTGGTGGGGCATTCGGTTTGGGCGGCTACTGTTGCGAAAGGGAGCAACCGCAAACGACCTGTTTAAGGGAAAAACCTCCGTATCGCTGGCTTTTTTAGGAATTTACATCGCTCTACTGCTGCTGGCGCTGTATGTTCCCCAATGGCAATGGCTACCGCTGGCGTGGCGCGTATCGGGAATGCAGGTGTCCTGGGCGGCAATGCGGATTATCCTGCTGGGCATCTGCGGTGTGGCGTTTGTGGTGAGCTGGCACACGCGCCGTTTGCAGGTGATTGCGGTCGTGCTGATTGGGCTGATTGGGCTGGGCAGCTTTACAGCGGCCGAGGCCTATCTGCTGGCTCCGATTTATTCCACGCTGGATGATAACTTGCGCCCCAACGGGGTGTTTCAGCAAACCGCCACCAGCAGTTGCGCGCCGGCTGCGATGGCCACGGTGCTGCGCCGCTGGGGGCTAGACGAAACCGAATCGAGCGTGGCAAAGCTGGCAGGCACCAGCCGCCTGGGAACCTCTATGCCGCAGTTGATTACCGCCGCCCACCAGCTCCAGATGGACGGGCTGGAGATCACGGGCGCAACCTGGGAGCAGATGCAGCGAATTAATCGGCCAGGTGTGCTGGCAAGCTGGCTATTCAACCCCAGCGGACGGCGATCGCCCCACGCGATTGCGCTGCTGTCCCTTAGCGATGACACGGCCACCATTGCTGACCCTGCCTGGGGGCGGATCTATCGCCTCAATCGCCAGCAGTTTCAGCGGATCTGGCGACGAGAATACGTCCCGTTCTTTCGCCCAGAGGAGGTGGTGCTGTCTGCGGCGCAAGTGCGGGACTACCTGACGCGCCTGGGCTATCTGAACCCTAGCAGCGCGATCGCCAACGATACCATCGACCATGCCACCAACCATGCCACCAACCATGCCACCATTAACGCAGCGCTTCGCCGATTTCAGCAGTCCGTTGGCCTCAGCGTCACTGGAACCCTGGATGCCAAAACGGCGCTGATGCTAAGCGGGCCGTTTTTGACAGAAGGGCCGAGTTTGAAGGATGAGATTCAAGGGTGA